One stretch of Rhodopirellula halodulae DNA includes these proteins:
- the zigA gene encoding zinc metallochaperone GTPase ZigA, with protein sequence MTAPDSAKRLPVTVLSGFLGAGKTTLLNHVLANRKGLRVAVIVNDMSEVNVDAALVRDGGANLSRTDEKLVEMSNGCICCTLREDLLIEVSQLAREGRFDYLLIESTGISEPMPVAETFTFEDEDGYSLSQLAELDTMVTVVDAGNFMKDFGSWDDLTDRKIGLSDEDDRNIVDLLVDQVEFANVVIINKTDLVTPYELEQLEQVIRRLNPNTEILHSTESQVPLSKILGTGRFQLSEAEAMPEWLAVSRGEEETETEEYGISHFVYRRERPFHPKRLVEVLDNDMDDGLFTGVLRSKGLMWIASRNDWAYDWSQAGCSIRMNPAGFWWVAAPEEEWPEDEDSRDEIRSKFNGEHGDRHQELVFIGQGLDQQRIVDILDRCLLTDLEFTQGPDAWANYEDPLPAIEMETGEEETVQTF encoded by the coding sequence CGTCACCGTGTTGTCAGGTTTCCTCGGTGCGGGCAAAACCACTTTGCTCAATCATGTGCTGGCCAACCGCAAGGGGCTTCGCGTCGCCGTCATTGTCAATGACATGAGCGAGGTGAATGTCGATGCCGCTTTGGTTCGAGACGGTGGAGCCAATCTGTCTCGGACCGATGAAAAATTGGTGGAGATGTCCAACGGATGCATCTGCTGCACGCTGCGAGAAGACTTGCTGATCGAAGTGTCACAACTCGCTCGCGAAGGTCGGTTTGATTACCTGCTGATCGAATCAACGGGAATTAGCGAACCGATGCCCGTGGCTGAAACGTTCACCTTTGAAGACGAAGACGGATACAGCCTTTCGCAGCTCGCCGAACTCGACACGATGGTCACCGTCGTTGATGCGGGCAACTTCATGAAAGACTTCGGTTCGTGGGACGACTTGACCGATCGCAAAATTGGTCTCAGCGACGAAGACGATCGCAACATTGTTGACTTGTTGGTCGATCAAGTCGAATTCGCCAACGTGGTGATCATCAACAAGACCGATCTTGTCACCCCCTACGAACTGGAACAACTCGAACAGGTCATTCGCCGACTCAATCCCAACACCGAGATCCTGCATTCCACCGAGAGCCAAGTCCCACTGTCGAAAATCCTGGGTACCGGGCGGTTCCAACTATCGGAAGCCGAAGCGATGCCAGAATGGTTGGCGGTCTCGCGCGGCGAAGAAGAAACCGAAACGGAAGAGTACGGTATCTCGCACTTCGTCTATCGCCGCGAACGCCCGTTCCACCCCAAGCGTCTGGTTGAGGTGTTGGACAACGACATGGATGACGGCTTGTTCACCGGAGTCCTTCGCAGCAAAGGCTTGATGTGGATCGCATCCCGCAACGATTGGGCGTACGACTGGTCCCAAGCCGGTTGCTCGATCCGCATGAACCCCGCTGGCTTTTGGTGGGTGGCCGCACCGGAGGAAGAGTGGCCGGAAGACGAAGATTCCCGCGACGAAATTCGCTCGAAATTCAACGGCGAACACGGTGACCGCCATCAAGAATTGGTCTTCATCGGACAAGGCTTGGATCAACAGCGGATCGTAGACATTTTGGATCGCTGCCTGCTGACCGATTTGGAATTCACACAAGGCCCCGACGCCTGGGCGAACTACGAAGACCCGTTGCCCGCCATCGAAATGGAAACCGGGGAAGAGGAAACGGTGCAAACCTTCTGA
- a CDS encoding NAD(P)/FAD-dependent oxidoreductase, which translates to MSLSTFDVIVIGGGAAGVGVSIALKHAGIDNFVVLDRHHVGASFAAWPAETRFITPSFPTNSIGMLDLNSVAVGVSPAFSLETEHPTGQEYASHLRGVAQFFELPIREDTEVLRVAKVGEDFRVDTAEETLRAKHVIWAAGEFQYPRLHSFPGSELCRHTATITAYEDLEGDDFLIIGGYESGVDAAYHLSYHDKPVRLFDTGCPWNDENSDPSVALSTYSLERMREEWFEQEVELFPHTPIQSVARVDSGYEVTAIDGRTFFTTTQPLLAGGFEGSHKLVADLFDQREDGFPLLSENDESTTTSGLFLCGPAVRHDNHVFCFIYKYRQRFAVVAKAIATSLGLPADELETYRKWGMYLDDLSCCGEECASC; encoded by the coding sequence ATGTCCCTATCAACCTTCGACGTGATCGTGATCGGCGGCGGTGCTGCGGGGGTCGGTGTTTCGATCGCTCTCAAGCACGCCGGTATCGACAACTTTGTGGTTCTCGATCGGCATCATGTCGGTGCGTCCTTTGCCGCATGGCCGGCGGAAACCCGATTCATCACCCCCTCGTTTCCGACCAACTCGATTGGAATGCTCGACCTCAATTCGGTTGCGGTCGGTGTCTCGCCCGCGTTCAGTTTGGAAACCGAACACCCGACCGGCCAGGAATACGCATCGCACTTACGCGGCGTCGCTCAGTTCTTCGAGTTGCCAATTCGCGAGGACACGGAAGTCCTTCGCGTCGCCAAAGTGGGTGAAGACTTCCGAGTCGACACGGCGGAGGAAACGCTGCGAGCCAAACATGTCATTTGGGCGGCTGGCGAATTTCAGTACCCACGTTTGCACAGTTTTCCCGGCAGCGAACTGTGTCGACACACGGCAACGATCACAGCCTACGAAGATCTGGAAGGCGACGACTTCCTCATCATTGGTGGCTACGAGAGCGGCGTCGACGCGGCCTATCACCTGTCCTATCACGACAAACCCGTCCGTCTGTTTGACACCGGTTGTCCGTGGAACGATGAAAACTCCGATCCAAGCGTTGCCCTCTCAACCTATTCATTGGAACGAATGCGTGAGGAATGGTTTGAACAGGAGGTCGAACTGTTCCCGCACACGCCGATCCAATCCGTTGCGCGGGTGGATAGTGGATACGAAGTCACCGCCATCGACGGACGCACCTTTTTCACGACGACGCAACCTCTGCTGGCGGGCGGCTTCGAAGGCAGTCACAAACTGGTCGCGGATTTGTTCGACCAACGCGAAGACGGTTTCCCGCTGCTCAGCGAAAACGACGAGTCGACCACCACCTCGGGTCTGTTTTTGTGTGGTCCCGCCGTTCGACATGACAACCACGTTTTCTGTTTCATCTACAAGTACCGACAACGATTCGCAGTGGTTGCCAAAGCCATCGCAACGTCTTTGGGTTTGCCCGCCGATGAACTCGAGACCTATCGCAAATGGGGCATGTACCTTGATGACCTGTCCTGTTGCGGCGAGGAGTGTGCATCATGTTGA